A window of the Vespa crabro chromosome 8, iyVesCrab1.2, whole genome shotgun sequence genome harbors these coding sequences:
- the LOC124426036 gene encoding protein croquemort isoform X3, translating into MKQSSIKFILIFIIGLILLLLGAIAAAFWSSIFNWFLLKELTLTPTSTIYNLWKETPIPMYLKFYFFNWTNPDVFNHPLNIKPVLVEMGPYVFREVDYKVNQIWNDNGTITFQRRKVWYFDESLSNGKLTDQVTNLDPVVVTLGQMMKSKSTLMREISDKIIKSLGKNLAMTQTVGKLLFDGYEDKLLVIAKKLNLSIIPFTKFGWFYQRNNSDTYDGTFNMLTGTNNIYEMGIVKEWNFVNKTNYYKDSCAIIDGTNGDLWPPLDNNKTANIFVPDICTYVTLTYKNESLYQGLEGSKFISSITTLDNGDNVKSRKCYCKNKPCEPSGVLDVSKCKYGAPAFISLPHFYLADNSYGKAVKGLEPSKEKHESFVIIEPKTGVPLQVKAQLQLNLMVESIQEMSIFKYVRKTYMPMMWFTQEANLTPNYVNQVKFLHILPSLGLVTSIGITGIGILITFIGLFVFVRQRWHTEENQVLLPRNSTSQVDRIDERSTF; encoded by the exons ATGAAGCAATcttctataaaatttattttaatctttatcatcggtctgatattattattgcttggAGCAATTGCAGCAGCATTTTGGTCTTCCATTTTTAATTGGTTCTTATTAAAA gAACTAACATTGACGCCAACTTCGACTATTTATAATCTTTGGAAGGAAACACCTATACCAATGTatctcaaattttattttttcaattggaCTAATCCTGATGTCTTTAATCATCCTCTCAATATAAAACCAGTACTTGTTGAAATGGGACCATATGTATTTAG AGAAGTTGATTATAAAGTAAACCAAATCTGGAATGACAATGGAACTATAAcatttcaaagaagaaaagtatggTATTTTGATGAAAGTTTATCTAATGGAAAATTGACAGATCAAGTAACTAATCTAGATCCAGTTGTGGTA ACATTGGGACAAATGATGAAAAGTAAGTCTACACTTATGCGTGAAATttctgataaaataataaaaagtttagGAAAAAATTTAGCAATGACACAGACTGTTGGTAAACTCCTATTTGATGGTTATGAAGATAAGTTACTTGTTATAGCAAAAAAGTTGAACTTATCAATTATACCCTTTACTAAATTTGGCTGGTTTTATCAG AGAAATAATTCAGACACTTATGACGGAACATTCAATATGTTAACtggaacaaataatatatatgaaatgggAATTGTTAAAGAGTggaattttgtaaataaaacaaattattacaaaGATTCTTGTGCGATAATAGATGGTACAAATGGAGATTTGTGGCCACCtctggataataataaaactgcaAATATATTTGTACCTGACATTTGCAC GTATGTAACATTgacatataaaaatgaatctcTATACCAAGGCTTAGAAGGTAGTAAATTTATTTCCAGTATAACTACGTTAGATAATGGTGATAACGTTAAGTCACGTAAATGTTATTGTAAGAATAAACCATGTGAACCGTCTGGAGTATTAGACGTGTCAAAATGTAAATATGGAGCACCAGCTTTTATTAGTTTGCCACATTTCTATTTAGCAGATAATAGTTACGGGAAAGCAGTAAAAGGATTGGAACCTTCTAAAGAAAAGCATGAGTCGTTTGTAATCATTGAACCA AAAACTGGTGTGCCATTGCAAGTGAAAGCACAGTTACAATTAAATCTTATGGTGGAGTCAATTCAAGAAATGAG tatatttaaatatgtacgAAAAACATATATGCCTATGATGTGGTTTACACAAGAAGCTAATTTAACTCCCAATTATGTTAATCAAgttaaatttttacatatattaccATCATTGGGACTTGTTACTTCTATCGGTATTACTGGTATAGGAATCTTAATAACTTTCATtggtctttttgtttttgttcgtCAAAGATGGCACACAGAAGAAAACCAAGTACTATTACCTAGAAATAGTACAAGTCAAGTCGATAGAATTGATGAAAGATCAACATTTtga
- the LOC124426036 gene encoding protein croquemort isoform X4 — MNSDQLEMKTRSGEEVTSLVYIIPATKMKQSSIKFILIFIIGLILLLLGAIAAAFWSSIFNWFLLKELTLTPTSTIYNLWKETPIPMYLKFYFFNWTNPDVFNHPLNIKPVLVEMGPYVFREVDYKVNQIWNDNGTITFQRRKVWYFDESLSNGKLTDQVTNLDPVVVTLGQMMKSKSTLMREISDKIIKSLGKNLAMTQTVGKLLFDGYEDKLLVIAKKLNLSIIPFTKFGWFYQRNNSDTYDGTFNMLTGTNNIYEMGIVKEWNFVNKTNYYKDSCAIIDGTNGDLWPPLDNNKTANIFVPDICTYVTLTYKNESLYQGLEGSKFISSITTLDNGDNVKSRKCYCKNKPCEPSGVLDVSKCKYGAPAFISLPHFYLADNSYGKAVKGLEPSKEKHESFVIIEPKTGVPLQVKAQLQLNLMVESIQEMRWHTEENQVLLPRNSTSQVDRIDERSTF, encoded by the exons atgaatagtgATCAATTGGAGATGAAAACCAGGAGCGGGGAGGAAGTTACGTCGCTTGTCTA CATCATACCAGCAACAAAGATGAAGCAATcttctataaaatttattttaatctttatcatcggtctgatattattattgcttggAGCAATTGCAGCAGCATTTTGGTCTTCCATTTTTAATTGGTTCTTATTAAAA gAACTAACATTGACGCCAACTTCGACTATTTATAATCTTTGGAAGGAAACACCTATACCAATGTatctcaaattttattttttcaattggaCTAATCCTGATGTCTTTAATCATCCTCTCAATATAAAACCAGTACTTGTTGAAATGGGACCATATGTATTTAG AGAAGTTGATTATAAAGTAAACCAAATCTGGAATGACAATGGAACTATAAcatttcaaagaagaaaagtatggTATTTTGATGAAAGTTTATCTAATGGAAAATTGACAGATCAAGTAACTAATCTAGATCCAGTTGTGGTA ACATTGGGACAAATGATGAAAAGTAAGTCTACACTTATGCGTGAAATttctgataaaataataaaaagtttagGAAAAAATTTAGCAATGACACAGACTGTTGGTAAACTCCTATTTGATGGTTATGAAGATAAGTTACTTGTTATAGCAAAAAAGTTGAACTTATCAATTATACCCTTTACTAAATTTGGCTGGTTTTATCAG AGAAATAATTCAGACACTTATGACGGAACATTCAATATGTTAACtggaacaaataatatatatgaaatgggAATTGTTAAAGAGTggaattttgtaaataaaacaaattattacaaaGATTCTTGTGCGATAATAGATGGTACAAATGGAGATTTGTGGCCACCtctggataataataaaactgcaAATATATTTGTACCTGACATTTGCAC GTATGTAACATTgacatataaaaatgaatctcTATACCAAGGCTTAGAAGGTAGTAAATTTATTTCCAGTATAACTACGTTAGATAATGGTGATAACGTTAAGTCACGTAAATGTTATTGTAAGAATAAACCATGTGAACCGTCTGGAGTATTAGACGTGTCAAAATGTAAATATGGAGCACCAGCTTTTATTAGTTTGCCACATTTCTATTTAGCAGATAATAGTTACGGGAAAGCAGTAAAAGGATTGGAACCTTCTAAAGAAAAGCATGAGTCGTTTGTAATCATTGAACCA AAAACTGGTGTGCCATTGCAAGTGAAAGCACAGTTACAATTAAATCTTATGGTGGAGTCAATTCAAGAAATGAG ATGGCACACAGAAGAAAACCAAGTACTATTACCTAGAAATAGTACAAGTCAAGTCGATAGAATTGATGAAAGATCAACATTTtga
- the LOC124426036 gene encoding protein croquemort isoform X1 yields the protein MNSDQLEMKTRSGEEVTSLVYIIPATKMKQSSIKFILIFIIGLILLLLGAIAAAFWSSIFNWFLLKELTLTPTSTIYNLWKETPIPMYLKFYFFNWTNPDVFNHPLNIKPVLVEMGPYVFREVDYKVNQIWNDNGTITFQRRKVWYFDESLSNGKLTDQVTNLDPVVVTLGQMMKSKSTLMREISDKIIKSLGKNLAMTQTVGKLLFDGYEDKLLVIAKKLNLSIIPFTKFGWFYQRNNSDTYDGTFNMLTGTNNIYEMGIVKEWNFVNKTNYYKDSCAIIDGTNGDLWPPLDNNKTANIFVPDICTYVTLTYKNESLYQGLEGSKFISSITTLDNGDNVKSRKCYCKNKPCEPSGVLDVSKCKYGAPAFISLPHFYLADNSYGKAVKGLEPSKEKHESFVIIEPKTGVPLQVKAQLQLNLMVESIQEMSIFKYVRKTYMPMMWFTQEANLTPNYVNQVKFLHILPSLGLVTSIGITGIGILITFIGLFVFVRQRWHTEENQVLLPRNSTSQVDRIDERSTF from the exons atgaatagtgATCAATTGGAGATGAAAACCAGGAGCGGGGAGGAAGTTACGTCGCTTGTCTA CATCATACCAGCAACAAAGATGAAGCAATcttctataaaatttattttaatctttatcatcggtctgatattattattgcttggAGCAATTGCAGCAGCATTTTGGTCTTCCATTTTTAATTGGTTCTTATTAAAA gAACTAACATTGACGCCAACTTCGACTATTTATAATCTTTGGAAGGAAACACCTATACCAATGTatctcaaattttattttttcaattggaCTAATCCTGATGTCTTTAATCATCCTCTCAATATAAAACCAGTACTTGTTGAAATGGGACCATATGTATTTAG AGAAGTTGATTATAAAGTAAACCAAATCTGGAATGACAATGGAACTATAAcatttcaaagaagaaaagtatggTATTTTGATGAAAGTTTATCTAATGGAAAATTGACAGATCAAGTAACTAATCTAGATCCAGTTGTGGTA ACATTGGGACAAATGATGAAAAGTAAGTCTACACTTATGCGTGAAATttctgataaaataataaaaagtttagGAAAAAATTTAGCAATGACACAGACTGTTGGTAAACTCCTATTTGATGGTTATGAAGATAAGTTACTTGTTATAGCAAAAAAGTTGAACTTATCAATTATACCCTTTACTAAATTTGGCTGGTTTTATCAG AGAAATAATTCAGACACTTATGACGGAACATTCAATATGTTAACtggaacaaataatatatatgaaatgggAATTGTTAAAGAGTggaattttgtaaataaaacaaattattacaaaGATTCTTGTGCGATAATAGATGGTACAAATGGAGATTTGTGGCCACCtctggataataataaaactgcaAATATATTTGTACCTGACATTTGCAC GTATGTAACATTgacatataaaaatgaatctcTATACCAAGGCTTAGAAGGTAGTAAATTTATTTCCAGTATAACTACGTTAGATAATGGTGATAACGTTAAGTCACGTAAATGTTATTGTAAGAATAAACCATGTGAACCGTCTGGAGTATTAGACGTGTCAAAATGTAAATATGGAGCACCAGCTTTTATTAGTTTGCCACATTTCTATTTAGCAGATAATAGTTACGGGAAAGCAGTAAAAGGATTGGAACCTTCTAAAGAAAAGCATGAGTCGTTTGTAATCATTGAACCA AAAACTGGTGTGCCATTGCAAGTGAAAGCACAGTTACAATTAAATCTTATGGTGGAGTCAATTCAAGAAATGAG tatatttaaatatgtacgAAAAACATATATGCCTATGATGTGGTTTACACAAGAAGCTAATTTAACTCCCAATTATGTTAATCAAgttaaatttttacatatattaccATCATTGGGACTTGTTACTTCTATCGGTATTACTGGTATAGGAATCTTAATAACTTTCATtggtctttttgtttttgttcgtCAAAGATGGCACACAGAAGAAAACCAAGTACTATTACCTAGAAATAGTACAAGTCAAGTCGATAGAATTGATGAAAGATCAACATTTtga
- the LOC124426036 gene encoding protein croquemort isoform X2: protein MSIESITNLYTEEDFDEHIIIPATKMKQSSIKFILIFIIGLILLLLGAIAAAFWSSIFNWFLLKELTLTPTSTIYNLWKETPIPMYLKFYFFNWTNPDVFNHPLNIKPVLVEMGPYVFREVDYKVNQIWNDNGTITFQRRKVWYFDESLSNGKLTDQVTNLDPVVVTLGQMMKSKSTLMREISDKIIKSLGKNLAMTQTVGKLLFDGYEDKLLVIAKKLNLSIIPFTKFGWFYQRNNSDTYDGTFNMLTGTNNIYEMGIVKEWNFVNKTNYYKDSCAIIDGTNGDLWPPLDNNKTANIFVPDICTYVTLTYKNESLYQGLEGSKFISSITTLDNGDNVKSRKCYCKNKPCEPSGVLDVSKCKYGAPAFISLPHFYLADNSYGKAVKGLEPSKEKHESFVIIEPKTGVPLQVKAQLQLNLMVESIQEMSIFKYVRKTYMPMMWFTQEANLTPNYVNQVKFLHILPSLGLVTSIGITGIGILITFIGLFVFVRQRWHTEENQVLLPRNSTSQVDRIDERSTF, encoded by the exons ATGTCTATAGAATCAATAACAAATCTATATACTGAGGAAGACTTCGATGAGCATAT CATCATACCAGCAACAAAGATGAAGCAATcttctataaaatttattttaatctttatcatcggtctgatattattattgcttggAGCAATTGCAGCAGCATTTTGGTCTTCCATTTTTAATTGGTTCTTATTAAAA gAACTAACATTGACGCCAACTTCGACTATTTATAATCTTTGGAAGGAAACACCTATACCAATGTatctcaaattttattttttcaattggaCTAATCCTGATGTCTTTAATCATCCTCTCAATATAAAACCAGTACTTGTTGAAATGGGACCATATGTATTTAG AGAAGTTGATTATAAAGTAAACCAAATCTGGAATGACAATGGAACTATAAcatttcaaagaagaaaagtatggTATTTTGATGAAAGTTTATCTAATGGAAAATTGACAGATCAAGTAACTAATCTAGATCCAGTTGTGGTA ACATTGGGACAAATGATGAAAAGTAAGTCTACACTTATGCGTGAAATttctgataaaataataaaaagtttagGAAAAAATTTAGCAATGACACAGACTGTTGGTAAACTCCTATTTGATGGTTATGAAGATAAGTTACTTGTTATAGCAAAAAAGTTGAACTTATCAATTATACCCTTTACTAAATTTGGCTGGTTTTATCAG AGAAATAATTCAGACACTTATGACGGAACATTCAATATGTTAACtggaacaaataatatatatgaaatgggAATTGTTAAAGAGTggaattttgtaaataaaacaaattattacaaaGATTCTTGTGCGATAATAGATGGTACAAATGGAGATTTGTGGCCACCtctggataataataaaactgcaAATATATTTGTACCTGACATTTGCAC GTATGTAACATTgacatataaaaatgaatctcTATACCAAGGCTTAGAAGGTAGTAAATTTATTTCCAGTATAACTACGTTAGATAATGGTGATAACGTTAAGTCACGTAAATGTTATTGTAAGAATAAACCATGTGAACCGTCTGGAGTATTAGACGTGTCAAAATGTAAATATGGAGCACCAGCTTTTATTAGTTTGCCACATTTCTATTTAGCAGATAATAGTTACGGGAAAGCAGTAAAAGGATTGGAACCTTCTAAAGAAAAGCATGAGTCGTTTGTAATCATTGAACCA AAAACTGGTGTGCCATTGCAAGTGAAAGCACAGTTACAATTAAATCTTATGGTGGAGTCAATTCAAGAAATGAG tatatttaaatatgtacgAAAAACATATATGCCTATGATGTGGTTTACACAAGAAGCTAATTTAACTCCCAATTATGTTAATCAAgttaaatttttacatatattaccATCATTGGGACTTGTTACTTCTATCGGTATTACTGGTATAGGAATCTTAATAACTTTCATtggtctttttgtttttgttcgtCAAAGATGGCACACAGAAGAAAACCAAGTACTATTACCTAGAAATAGTACAAGTCAAGTCGATAGAATTGATGAAAGATCAACATTTtga
- the LOC124426039 gene encoding intraflagellar transport protein 57 homolog → MFRDNLKIVLEDESALSALYVVYIRMEDLLEKLKLLNYDIEFVQELKMKPITRHYFAIPINPGEQFYTFTSLAAWLIRKAGKDFESPQESDDPNSTISLILDYLREIDIPVEFPPNKLKQGTGEHAIYVLDNLADNAIKVQKFKWKKAEIIPDEETPEPEIEEDDAELILEKVEEEMMAEYDEEDDDILHVDDITKLYNQNMNEMYKPENILESKTNREEWQLELERVLPQLKVTVKTDSRDWRLHIDQMKQLRSDITTNLSGTKGQLDKLHFEITNVLDKIKTRETYLNRQLEPILNEYRILQDDLSKVKEQYRDVSGGVTERTRVLNKLTEELEHMKKEMDERGSSMTDGTPLINIKKTITKMKNEISEMNIRIGVLEYSLMCARVRDRTQLQEDMNSTSSTVII, encoded by the exons atgtttagagataatttaaaaattgttttggaAGATGAATCAGCTTTATCCGCTTTGTATGTTGTATATATTCGAATGGAAGATTTAttagagaaattaaaattattaaattatgataTTGAATTTGTacaagaattaaaaatgaaacctATAACTAG gCATTATTTTGCCATACCAATAAATCCAGGAGaacaattttatacatttacttCTTTGGCTGCATGGTTAATTAGAAAAGCTGGTAAAGATTTTGAATCTCCACAAGAATCTGATGATCCTAATTCcacaatatcattgatattggATTATCTTAGAGAAATTGATATTCCAGTTGAATTTCCaccaaataaattaaaacaagGAACTGGAGAACATGCTATCTATGTCTTAGATAATCTGGCAGATAATGCTATAAAAGTGCAAAAGTTTAAGTGGAAAAA agcAGAAATTATACCTGATGAAGAAACACCTGAACcggaaatagaagaagatgatgCAGAATTAATTTTAGAGAAAGTCGAAGAAGAGATGATGGCTGAATACGATGAGGAGGATGATGATATTTTACATGTTGATGATATAACAAAACTTTATAATCAGAATATg AATGAAATGTACAAGcctgaaaatattttagagTCCAAAACAAATAGGGAAGAGTGGCAATTGGAGCTAGAAAGAGTTCTACCACAATTAAAAGTAACTGTAAAAACAG atTCAAGAGATTGGCGTTTACATATTGATCAAATGAAACAACTACGTTCAGATATTACAACAAATTTGTCTGGTACTAAAGGGCAATTAGATAAGCTGCATTTTGAAATAACAAACGTATTAGATAAGATTAAAACGAGGGAAACTTATTTAAATAGACAACTGGAGcctattttaaatgaatatagGATACTTCag GATGATTTATCAAAAGTTAAGGAACAATATCGAGATGTAAGCGGTGGTGTAACAGAAAGAACAagagtattaaataaattgacaGAAGAATTAGAACACATGAAGAAGGAAATGGATGAGAGAGGATCTAGTATGACTGATGgaa caccattgataaatataaagaaaactaTCACAAAAATGAAGAATGAAATATCTGAAATGAACATTCGCATAGGAGTATTAGAATATAGTCTGATGTGTGCAAGAGTAAGAGATCGTACACAACTTCAAGAGGATATGAATAGTACTAGTAGCactgtaattatttaa